From Nicotiana tabacum cultivar K326 chromosome 22, ASM71507v2, whole genome shotgun sequence, one genomic window encodes:
- the LOC142176132 gene encoding uncharacterized protein LOC142176132, whose translation MTDNGNPFDKKLMTKICELFGFKQRNSSMYYATVDRLAKAFNKTLCNLLKKVVFFISKCKRDWHDIMEETLWAYCLTEEENARLRLEELESLDEKKLEAQQSLDCYQTRLSRAFNKKVRLRSFQVGDQVLAVRRPIITSRKSGGKFMSKWDGPYVVQEAYSSGAYKLVDAHGMRISLINGKFLKRYYP comes from the exons ATGACAGATAATGGCAACCCGTTCGATAAAAAATTGATGACCAAGATCTGTGAActttttggcttcaagcaacgtaattCGTCAATGTATTATGCTACTGTAGATAGACTAGCCAAAGCATTTAACAAGACACtttgcaacttgttaaagaaggTCGTCTTTTTTATATCCAAGTGTAAAAGAGATTGGCATGATATAATGGAAGAAACTTTGTGGGCATATT GTCTTACTGAAGAAGAAAATGCTCGTCTGCGCCTTGAAGAACTAGAGTCCCTTGATGAAAAAAAGctagaagctcaacaaagtcttgATTGTTATCAAACTCGTCTGTCTCgtgctttcaacaaaaaggttcgCTTGAGGTCCTTCCAAGTTGGCGATCAAGTTCTTGCAGTAAGAAGACCTATTATCACCTCTCGCAAATCCGGGGGCAAATTCATGTCAAAATGGGATGGTCCATATGTTGTGCAAGAAGCCTATTCAAGTGGAGCTTACAAGTTAGTTGATGCACATGGAATGAGAATTAGCCTTATCAATGGGAAATTTTTGAAGAGATATTATCCTTGA